A window from Malassezia japonica chromosome 1, complete sequence encodes these proteins:
- a CDS encoding uncharacterized protein (EggNog:ENOG503NWWH; BUSCO:EOG09260J97; COG:B), which yields MPPKVVPLPTKERALFAKLIQEYETKKYKPAIKTADAILKKVPEHGETLAIKGLVLASMHQKEEGLKLAKQGLCKNLMSFICWHALGIIHRMDRNYEESLKCYGQALRIEGGNINLVRESAFMQLQLRNYAPLIEARLILLRAQPHLRVNWIALAVAHDLANNKAQAVRVLTAYEDVTKDVPPHNYEFSEVVLYHASILAQLHEPEQVLAILEKHQDKLYDLPAIDDMKAAALHELGRTTEAESVLRRLLERNPENKSTIRRLLDLLAKDKSAEERESLVLSQLLQLQETFPKATALRRVALDEAHGAQFATQARDYIERALVKNVPSLFSDVKPLYKDAAKQAAVEEIVEQFRQEWDPTQERGTAEPPSSYLWTMYFLAHHYSYTGRAERALQYIDSIIAHSPAMPELYMTRARILKRAGAYQAASDAMEDARLLDGQDRYLNTKAAKYLLRADRVEESSRVLKLFTKPDVPDPVADLVDMQAVGYLIEDAKAHKRTGDDALALKRFHQIDKILAEIYDDQLDFHSYCLRKMTLRSYVQTVHFEDDLYARPVYVQAASGAIELYAQLHDEQAAAGSEAAQAAAQKRAAVTQKKAAMRAELVAAASKQVERITEDDLMPAPDADPYGEKLFATSKPLEDAHHYVRKLQVSNPNVIETWLSTFEVALREQKWLLVLRALSLAYAIDASHPTLHVQLLRFRKAIEATPLPDAAAAALKDLSADVPALAAPLEALQTEFVQRHGTQSPAHVLGAAEGLWILRGSSGASDAAELVSGLGRAEMKTSLAAYEQAYAFLQRIEARGATLDASVASPAFAKAALAAWPRADAFKAPHELEAESNERAAARATWLPPADP from the exons ATGCCGCCCAAGGTGGTCCCTTTGCCGACCAAAGAGCGGGCATTGTTTGCCAAGCTCATCCAGGAGTATGAAACGAAGAAGTACAAGCCTGCGATCAAGACCGCCGATGCCATCCTGAAGAAGGTGcccgagcacggcgagacgctcgcgatCAAGGGACTGGTCCTCGCTTCGATGCACCAGAAGGAGGAGGGCCTGaagctcgccaagcaggGTCTGTGCAAGAACCTGATGAGCTTCATCTGCTGGCATGCGCTAGGTATCATCCACCGCATGGACCGCAACTACGAGGAGTCGCTCAAGTGCTACGGCCAGGCGCTCCGCATCGAGGGG GGTAACATCAACCTCGTGCGTGAGTCGGCGTTCATGCAGttgcagctgcgcaactATGCCCCGCTTATTGAAGCGCGCCTCATTCTcttgcgtgcgcagccccATCTCCGCGTGAATTGgatcgcgctcgccgttgcgcacgacctcgCCAACAacaaggcgcaggccgtgcgcgtccTCACTGCGTACGAGGACGTGACGAAGGATGTCCCGCCGCACAACTATGAGTTCTCTGAGGTGGTACTCTACCACGCCAGCATCCTCGCACAGCTCCACGAGCCGGAGCAGGTGCTTGCAATTCTCGAAAAGCACCAGGACAAGCTCTATGACCTGCCGGCCATTGACGACATgaaggccgcggcgctccacgAGTTGGGCCGCAcgaccgaggccgagtcggtgctgcgccgcctcctcgagcggaATCCGGAGAACAAGAGCACGATCCGCCGCCTCCTGGACCTGCTCGCGAAGGACAAGtcggccgaggagcgcgagtcgctcgTCCTCTCCCAGCTCCTGCAGCTCCAGGAGACTTTCCCCAAGGCCaccgccctgcgccgcgtcgcgctggatgaggcgcacggcgcccaGTTCGCCACGCAGGCCCGCGACTAcatcgagcgtgcgctcgtgaAAAATGTGCCTTCGCTCTTCTCAGACGTGAAGCCGCTGTACAAGGACGCTGCCAAGCAGGCGGCAGTCGAGGAAATCGTCGAACAGTTCCGCCAGGAGTGGGACCCGACGCAGGAAAGGGGCACTGCTGAGCCCCCGTCGTCGTACCTGTGGACCATGTACTTCCTTGCGCACCACTACTCCTACAcgggccgcgccgagcgtgcgctgcagtaCATTGACTCGATCATCGCGCACTCGCCGGCGATGCCCGAGCTGTACatgacgcgcgcgcgcatcctGAAGCGGGCGGGCGCCTACCaggcggcgagcgacgcgatgGAGGATGCGCGGTTGCTCGACGGCCAGGACCGCTACCTGAATACCAAGGCGGCCAAGTACCTcttgcgcgccgaccgcgtcgaggagtcgtcgcgcgtgctGAAGCTCTTTACCAAGCCCGACGTGCCGGACCCGGTGGCGGACCTGGTGGACATGCAGGCGGTCGGCTACCTGATCGAGGACGCTAAGGCGCACAAGCGcacgggcgacgacgcgcttgcgctcaaGCGCTTCCACCAGATCGACAAAATCCTGGCGGAGATCTACGATGATCAGCTCGACTTCCACTCGTACTGCCTGCGCAAGATGACGCTCCGTTCTTACGTCCAGACGGTGCACTTTGAGGACGATCTGTACGCGCGCCCGGTCTATGTACAGgcggcgtccggcgcgaTTGAGCTCTacgcgcagctgcacgacgagcaggccgccgccggaagcgaggctgcgcaggccgccgcgcagaaGCGTGCGGCCGTCACGCAAAAGAAGGCGGCaatgcgcgccgagctcgtcgccgcggcgtcgaagcaggtcgagcgcatcacCGAGGACGATCTCATGCCCGCCCCCGACGCGGACCCCTACGGCGAGAAGCTCTTTGCGACGAGCAAGCCGCTCGAGGATGCACACCACTacgtgcgcaagctgcaGGTGTCGAACCCCAACGTGATCGAGACCTGGCTGAGCACCTTTGAggttgcgctgcgcgagcaaAAGTGGCTGCTGgtcctgcgtgcgctgtcGCTTGCGTACGCGATCGACGCTTCGCACCCTACGCTCCacgtgcagctgctgcgtTTCCGTAAGGCGAtcgaggcgacgccgctgcccgatgctgccgccgccgcgctcaagGATCTCTCGGCAGACGTCCCCGCGCTTGCTGCGCCCCTCGAAGCGCTCCAGACGGAGTTTGTGCAGCGCCACGGCACGCAATCTCCGGCGCACGTGCTTGGTGCCGCGGAAGGACTTTGGATCCTGCGTGGTTCCTCCGGTGCAAGCGACGCTGCGGAGCTTGTCTCTGGCCTTGGACGTGCTGAAATGAagacgtcgctcgccgcttACGAGCAGGCCTATGCCttcctgcagcgcatcgaggcgcgtgGTGCTACGCTCGACGCTTCGGTCGCTTCTCCCGCCTTTGCCAAGGCCGCACTTGCCGcgtggccgcgcgccgatgccttcaaggcgccgcacgagctcgaggcggagtCGAACgaacgcgccgcggcgcgtgctaCGTGGCTTCCGCCGGCCGACCCATAG
- a CDS encoding uncharacterized protein (COG:O; EggNog:ENOG503P4NE): protein MRMLDEKSNNDVEVSWEDQQRINRFSRLHATFSDVEEELKARRTEREELDDLGMELELLEDERILYKVGDAYISMAQEDAVTQLEQDTQRADKELARLQKVMDECESGMNELKVALYAKFGSNINLEN, encoded by the exons ATGCGGATG CTGGACGAGAAGAGCAATAACGACGTCGAGGTGTCGTGGGAGGACCAGCAGCGGATCAACCGCTTCAGTCGTCTGCATGCAACCTTTAGCGacgtcgaggaggagctcaaggcgcggcgtacggagcgcgaggagctcgacgatctCGGCATGGAgcttgagctgctcgaggacgagcgcatTCT GTACAAGGTGGGCGATGCATACATTAGCATGGCACAGGAGGATGCcgtcacgcagctcgagcaggacacacagcgcgccgacaaggagctcgcgcgcctccaAAAGGTGATGGACGAGTGCGAGTCGGGCATGAACGAGCTCAAGGTCGCATTGTACGCCAAGTTTGGCTCGAACATCA ACTTGGAAAACTAG
- the EFT2 gene encoding translation elongation factor 2 (COG:J; EggNog:ENOG503NW98) → MVNFTVDEIRGLMDRPTNIRNMSVIAHVDHGKSTLTDSLVSKAGIIANNKAGDMRFMDTRDDEKERGITIKSTAISMYFPLAKEEMAAVKQPSNGNEFLINLIDSPGHVDFSSEVTAALRVTDGALVVVDCIEGVCVQTETVLRQSLGERIKPVVCLNKVDRALLELQVDKEDLYQSFQRTVESVNVVIATYNDPVLGESQVYPERGTVAFASGLHGWAFTLRQFAARYAKKFGVDKDKMMTKLWGDNFFNPKTKKWTNKEIDADGNRLERAFNMFILDPIYRIFDSIMNFKKEETKKLLEKLEIVLTQDEQDLEGKPLLKVVMRKFLPAGDALLEMVVINLPSPVTAQRYRVETLYEGPLDDPSAIGIRDCDPNGPLMLYVSKMVPTSDKGRFYAFGRIFSGTIRSGPKIRIQGPNYVPGKKEDLFVKSIQRTVLMMGRYIEPIEDCPAGNILGLVGVDQFLLKSGTLTSDETAHNMRVMKFSVSPVVQVAVEVKNANDLPKLVEGLKRLSKSDPCVQSWIDESGQHIVAGAGELHLEICLKDLEDDHAGIPLKISDPVVGYRETVQAESSMTALSKSQNKHNRLYVTAQPLDEDLCKEIETGKVNPRDDFKIRARHLADEYGWDVADARKIWCFGPETTGPNLLVDVTKGVQYLNEIKDSCVAAFQWATKEGVCAEESVRGVRYNILDVTLHTDAIHRGGGQIIPTCRRVCNAAALLASPGLQEPMYLVEIQCPDSGLGGIYSTLNKRRGQVFSEEPRVGTPMVTVKAYLPVNESFGFNGDLRQATGGQAFPQSVFDHWALMNGVASDKTSKLYELVKSIRVRKGLKEEVPDLATYYDKL, encoded by the coding sequence ATGGTGAACTTCACCGTTGATGAGATTCGCGGTCTTATGGACCGGCCGACCAACATCCGTAACATGTCGGTGattgcgcacgtcgaccaCGGCAAGTCGACCCTGACTGACTCGCTCGTGTCGAAGGCCGGTATCATTGCCAACAACAAGGCCGGTGACATGCGTTTCATGGACACCCGTGACGACGAGAAGGAGCGTGGTATTACGATCAAGTCGACTGCCATCTCGATGTACTTCCCcctcgccaaggaggagATGGCCGCTGTCAAGCAGCCCTCTAACGGCAACGAGTTCTTGATCAACCTGATCGACTCGCCCGGTCACGTTGACTTCTCGTCGGAGGTCACTGCTGCCCTCCGTGTTACCGACGGTGCCCTTGTCGTTGTCGACTGTATCGAGGGTGTCTGTGTGCAGACCGAGACTGTGCTCCGCCAGTCGCTCGGTGAGCGTATCAAGCCCGTCGTGTGTCTGAACAAGGTCGACCGTGCTCTTCTCGAGCTTCAGGTCGACAAGGAGGACCTCTACCAGTCCTtccagcgcacggtcgagTCGGTGAACGTGGTGATCGCCACCTACAACGACCCCGTCCTCGGTGAGTCGCAGGTGTACCCCGAGCGTGGTACCGTTGCCTTTGCTTCGGGTCTCCACGGCTGGGCCTTCACCCTCCGTCAGTTCGCCGCCCGCTACGCCAAGAAGTTCGGTGTGGACAAGGACAAGATGATGACCAAGCTCTGGGGTGACAACTTCTTCAACCCCAAGACCAAGAAGTGGACCAACAAGGAGAtcgacgccgacggcaaccgtctcgagcgtgccTTCAACATGTTCATCCTCGACCCGATCTACCGCATCTTTGACTCGATCATGAACTTCAAGAAGGAGGAGACCAAGAAGCTGCTCGAGAAGCTGGAGATCGTCCTCACCCAGGACGAGCAGGACCTCGAGGGCAAGCCCCTCCTCAAGGTCGTCATGCGCAAGTTCCTGCCCGCTGGTGACGCTCTCCTGGAGATGGTTGTTATCAACCTCCCCTCGCCCGTCACTGCGCAGCGCTACCGTGTCGAGACCCTCTACGAGGGTCCCCTCGACGACCCCTCGGCCATTGGTATCCGCGACTGTGACCCCAACGGTCCCCTTATGCTCTACGTCTCGAAGATGGTTCCCACCTCGGACAAGGGTCGCTTCTACGCCTTCGGCCGTATCTTCTCGGGTACCATCCGCTCGGGCCCCAAGATCCGCATCCAGGGCCCCAACTACGTGCCCGGCAAGAAGGAGGACCTCTTTGTCAAGTCCATCCAGCGTACCGTGCTCATGATGGGCCGTTACATCGAGCCCATTGAGGACTGCCCTGCCGGTAACATTCTCGGTCTCGTCGGTGTCGACCAGTTCCTGCTCAAGAGCGGTACCCTTACCTCGGACGAGACTGCCCACAACATGCGTGTCATGAAGTTCTCCGTCTCGCCCGTCGTGCaggtcgccgtcgaggtcAAGAACGCCAACGACCTGCCCAAGCTGGTCGAGGGTCTCAAGCGTCTCTCCAAGTCGGACCCCTGTGTCCAGTCGTGGATCGACGAGTCCGGCCAGCACATTGttgccggcgccggtgagCTCCACCTGGAGATCTGTCTCAAGGATCTCGAGGACGACCACGCCGGTATCCCCCTCAAGATCTCGGACCCCGTCGTCGGCTACCGTGAGACTGTCCAGGCCGAGTCGAGCATGACTGCGCTCTCCAAGTCGCAGAACAAGCACAACCGTCTGTACGTCACTGCTCAGcccctcgacgaggacctctGCAAGGAGATCGAGACCGGCAAGGTCAACCCGCGTGACGACTTCAAGATCCGCGCTCGCCACCTCGCTGACGAGTACGGCTGGGACGTTGCGGACGCCCGTAAGATTTGGTGCTTCGGCCCCGAGACGACCGGCCCTAACCTGCTTGTCGATGTCACCAAGGGTGTGCAGTACCTTAACGAAATCAAGGACTCGTGTGTCGCTGCCTTCCAGTGGGCCACCAAGGAGGGTGTCTGCGCCGAGGAGAGCGTGCGTGGTGTGCGCTACAACATTCTCGATGTGACGCTCCACACCGACGCCATCCACCGTGGTGGTGGCCAGATCATCCCGACCTGCCGTCGCGTCTGcaacgccgccgcgctccttgcgtcGCCCGGTCTCCAGGAGCCCATGTACCTGGTCGAGATCCAGTGCCCCGACTCGGGTCTCGGTGGTATCTACTCGACGCTCAACAAGCGTCGTGGTCAGGTCTTCTCGGAGGAGCCGCGTGTGGGTACCCCCATGGTTACCGTCAAGGCCTACCTCCCCGTTAACGAGTCGTTCGGCTTCAACGGTGACCTCCGCCAGGCTACTGGTGGTCAGGCCTTCCCCCAGTCGGTCTTCGACCACTGGGCGCTGATGAACGGTGTCGCGAGCGACAAGACCAGCAAGCTGTACGAGCTCGTCAAGTCCATCCGTGTCCGCAAGGGTCTCAAGGAGGAGGTGCCGGACCTTGCCACCTACTACGACAAGCTCTAA